In Beutenbergia cavernae DSM 12333, the DNA window CTCATGACTCGCATCGCCATCAACGGGTTCGGCCGCATCGGACGCAACGTGCTCCGCGTGATGCTCGAACGCGGCACGGACCTCGACGTCGTCGCCGTCAACGACCTCACGGAGCCGGCCGCCCTTGCCCGGCTGCTGGCCTTCGACTCGACGTCGGGCCGGCTGGGTCGGCCGGTGACTGTCGACGGCGACGCTCTCGTCGTCGACGGGCGCCGGATCACCGTGCTCGCCGAGCGGGAGCCGGCGCAGCTGCCGTGGGCGGAGCTCGGCGTCGACCTCGTGCTCGAGGCGACTGGCCGCTTCACGTCCGCGTCCGCGGCACGTGCTCACCTCGACGCCGGCGCCTCGCGGGTGCTCGTCAGCGCGCCGTCGGACGGCGCCGACGTCACGCTCGCGTTCGGCGTGAACACCGACGCGTACGACCCCGCGGCGCACACGATCGTCTCGAACGCCTCGTGCACCACGAACGCGCTCGCGCCGCTGGCCGCGGTGCTCGACGAGCTCGCCGGCATCGAGCACGGGTTCATGACGACGGTGCACGCCTACACGCAGGAGCAGAACCTGCAGGACGGTCCCCATCGGGACGCGCGCCGCGCTCGCGCCGCGGCCGTCAACATCGCGCCGACGACGACCGGTGCGGCGAAGGCGATCGGCCGCGTGCTGCCGGGTCTCGACGGCAAGCTCTCCGGCGACTCGATCCGCGTGCCTGTGCCGGTGGGCTCGATCGTCGAGCTCAACACGACCGTCACGCGCGACGTCTCGCTCGACGACGTGCTGGCCGCGTACCGCGCTGCCGCCGACGGGCCGCTGCAGGGGATCCTCGAGTACTCCGACGACGCGCTCGTGTCTTCGGACATCACAGGCAACCCGGCGTCGGCGATCTTCGACTCGGAGCTGACCCGCGTCGAGGGGCGGCACATCAAGGTCGTCGCCTGGTACGACAACGAGTGGGGCTTCTCGAACCGCGTCCTCGACACGCTCGAGCTGCTCGCCGCCGGGTGAGGCGGGCGACCGGGTGGCCGCGGCCCCGCT includes these proteins:
- the gap gene encoding type I glyceraldehyde-3-phosphate dehydrogenase; the protein is MTRIAINGFGRIGRNVLRVMLERGTDLDVVAVNDLTEPAALARLLAFDSTSGRLGRPVTVDGDALVVDGRRITVLAEREPAQLPWAELGVDLVLEATGRFTSASAARAHLDAGASRVLVSAPSDGADVTLAFGVNTDAYDPAAHTIVSNASCTTNALAPLAAVLDELAGIEHGFMTTVHAYTQEQNLQDGPHRDARRARAAAVNIAPTTTGAAKAIGRVLPGLDGKLSGDSIRVPVPVGSIVELNTTVTRDVSLDDVLAAYRAAADGPLQGILEYSDDALVSSDITGNPASAIFDSELTRVEGRHIKVVAWYDNEWGFSNRVLDTLELLAAG